In Ferribacterium limneticum, a genomic segment contains:
- a CDS encoding YqaJ viral recombinase family nuclease has translation MQSQAVPNASPIKNRPALKLVNTKELPREDWLAVRKQGIGSSDAASACGLNPYQSPLELWLIKTGRDGGLPKADPHDEESPMYWGNILEPIVAAHYTKRTGNRVRRINAVLQHPDPALPWMLANIDREVTGAPDVQILECKTAGINGVRLWKDGVPEYVQLQVHHQLAVTGKQAADVAVLLGGQHLEIHRIERDESLIARLIELERQFWHFVETDTPPPADGSDSADTALRCLYPEDKGQTLDFKDERNLSACFADLVAVRQSIAEQEKLEAQLKQTLQQVMGDASRADFDTGSVTWKKSKDIVVMDMTRLLKDLPDLQQRYAATKPGSRRFLIV, from the coding sequence ATGCAATCTCAAGCCGTACCCAATGCCAGTCCGATCAAGAATCGTCCGGCACTCAAGCTGGTCAATACCAAGGAACTTCCCCGTGAAGACTGGCTAGCCGTTCGCAAGCAAGGGATAGGTAGTTCTGACGCAGCGTCAGCCTGCGGGCTTAATCCCTATCAGTCGCCACTCGAATTGTGGCTCATTAAAACGGGCCGTGATGGTGGATTGCCCAAGGCCGATCCGCACGATGAGGAAAGCCCAATGTATTGGGGGAACATCTTGGAGCCCATCGTTGCAGCCCACTATACCAAGCGCACCGGCAATCGGGTACGGCGCATCAATGCCGTGTTGCAGCACCCTGATCCGGCTCTGCCGTGGATGCTGGCCAATATCGACCGAGAAGTCACGGGCGCACCAGATGTCCAGATCCTAGAATGCAAAACCGCCGGTATCAATGGCGTTCGTCTCTGGAAGGATGGCGTCCCTGAGTATGTCCAGTTGCAGGTCCATCACCAGTTGGCAGTCACAGGCAAACAAGCTGCTGATGTAGCAGTGTTGTTGGGTGGACAGCATCTGGAAATCCATCGTATTGAACGTGACGAATCCCTGATTGCTCGCCTGATCGAACTGGAGCGGCAGTTCTGGCACTTCGTTGAAACCGATACGCCACCACCGGCCGATGGCTCCGACTCGGCTGATACCGCATTGCGCTGCCTATATCCCGAAGACAAAGGCCAAACCTTGGACTTCAAGGATGAACGGAACCTGTCGGCCTGCTTTGCCGACCTGGTAGCCGTACGTCAGTCGATTGCCGAGCAGGAAAAGCTTGAAGCCCAGCTCAAGCAGACCTTGCAGCAAGTCATGGGGGATGCCAGTCGGGCTGATTTCGACACCGGCAGCGTTACCTGGAAGAAGTCCAAAGACATCGTGGTTATGGATATGACGCGACTGCTCAAGGACCTACCCGATCTGCAACAGCGCTACGCCGCTACGAAACCAGGCAGTCGGCGCTTTCTCATCGTTTGA
- a CDS encoding DUF6694 family lipoprotein, with translation MKKVFITLAIAVSLTGCGDPKIDGSDKQSFEKSVQAILESLPKEKRDGFRADLGIANLLAMKGLSTGDSVAEINMQVLKSLDGKSATEIHQIANAERKVKNDRAIADMNDQLVSRQKLLDDAVAQDLEFKKVSVGRESYQVIGVSKPEDRQKYFDHKIKITVTNNSGCNIESGQLQLTFERSPENANAVDSQRVSFETDAPIGLGKSSAVESVIGRFEDPSPTYFGKLVAVAPLHYHCTEVNGQSAGLSPLTEETKTSYTDGVESAKKQLDELKSMKFE, from the coding sequence ATGAAGAAGGTCTTTATCACTCTCGCCATTGCTGTCTCATTGACTGGCTGTGGTGATCCGAAAATAGACGGTTCAGATAAACAGTCATTTGAGAAGTCTGTGCAAGCAATACTGGAAAGTTTGCCGAAAGAGAAGCGAGATGGCTTCAGGGCTGACCTCGGGATTGCAAACCTACTGGCAATGAAAGGGTTGAGTACTGGCGATAGCGTTGCAGAAATCAATATGCAGGTTCTCAAAAGCCTGGATGGAAAGTCTGCCACCGAAATACATCAGATAGCGAATGCGGAGCGAAAGGTAAAGAATGATCGTGCCATCGCTGACATGAACGACCAGCTAGTGAGCAGGCAGAAGCTTCTGGATGATGCCGTTGCTCAGGATTTGGAATTCAAAAAGGTATCTGTTGGTCGTGAGAGCTACCAAGTAATTGGTGTCTCAAAGCCGGAGGATCGGCAGAAATATTTTGACCACAAGATCAAAATTACGGTGACAAATAACTCGGGCTGCAACATTGAGAGTGGTCAGTTGCAGCTGACGTTTGAGCGCTCACCTGAGAATGCCAATGCTGTTGATAGTCAGCGGGTCAGCTTTGAAACTGACGCCCCTATTGGTCTAGGAAAGTCGAGTGCTGTTGAGTCAGTTATCGGACGATTTGAAGATCCAAGCCCAACTTACTTCGGCAAATTGGTCGCTGTTGCACCATTGCATTATCACTGTACGGAGGTCAACGGCCAGTCTGCTGGTCTTTCACCGTTGACTGAAGAAACGAAGACGTCCTATACAGACGGTGTTGAGTCAGCAAAAAAGCAGTTGGACGAATTGAAGAGCATGAAGTTTGAATGA
- a CDS encoding recombination directionality factor, with product MLKGLAITPPILGRISIGKVVEKAGKRLPEKDDQFTITSQVQNKDGWLVHPHDEGLRKEQGGKIRSIPIRLLFNDPVLNFRAEYSLFDRNTGRPLCVGNGETSKRQSEDGIKSLPCPSPDGCSLAKNGGCKPYGRLNVALADDDPLGSFVFRTTGFNSIRTLAARLQYFQAISGDRLSCLPLELRLRGKSTRQSHGTPIYYVDITVRSGLSVEEALGEAKRLDEARQMAGFNQAALDDVARQGLGNGAFEDSEEDSGAVVEEFFSEVQESATAERSLTSRQADSRTPATSLNQKLEAKALALVEQA from the coding sequence ATGTTGAAGGGTCTTGCTATCACTCCGCCAATCCTAGGTCGGATTTCCATCGGGAAGGTCGTCGAAAAAGCTGGCAAGCGTCTGCCGGAAAAGGACGACCAATTCACCATCACTAGCCAGGTGCAAAACAAGGATGGCTGGCTGGTCCATCCTCACGATGAAGGCCTGCGCAAGGAGCAGGGCGGAAAAATACGCAGCATTCCGATCCGGCTGCTGTTCAACGATCCGGTTCTGAATTTCCGGGCTGAGTACAGCTTGTTCGACCGTAATACGGGCAGGCCTTTGTGCGTTGGCAACGGAGAAACCTCCAAACGTCAGTCCGAGGATGGCATCAAGTCGCTACCCTGTCCGTCCCCGGATGGCTGTTCGTTGGCGAAAAATGGTGGTTGCAAACCCTATGGCCGCTTGAACGTTGCGCTGGCTGACGACGATCCACTGGGAAGTTTCGTGTTCCGGACGACAGGGTTCAACAGCATCCGTACGCTGGCGGCGCGCTTGCAGTACTTTCAGGCCATTTCGGGTGATCGGCTGTCCTGCTTGCCGCTGGAACTGAGGTTGCGCGGCAAATCGACGCGGCAGAGCCATGGCACGCCGATCTACTACGTGGACATCACCGTGCGCAGTGGCCTGTCTGTCGAGGAAGCACTGGGGGAGGCAAAACGGCTGGACGAGGCCAGACAGATGGCTGGTTTCAACCAGGCGGCTCTGGATGACGTAGCCCGACAAGGTCTAGGCAACGGTGCTTTCGAGGACAGCGAGGAAGATAGCGGCGCGGTCGTCGAGGAATTCTTTTCCGAAGTCCAGGAGAGCGCTACGGCAGAACGATCACTGACTTCCCGTCAGGCCGATTCAAGGACGCCAGCCACAAGCTTGAACCAGAAGCTCGAAGCCAAAGCACTTGCCTTGGTCGAACAGGCGTAA
- a CDS encoding helix-turn-helix transcriptional regulator, translating to MALALSQEALADYAEIDRSHMGKIERGERNVTFLNILRIAKAVQCKPSDLFIEAGL from the coding sequence ATGGCGCTCGCCCTTTCTCAAGAGGCCTTAGCCGACTATGCCGAGATTGATCGTTCGCATATGGGGAAGATCGAACGGGGCGAACGTAACGTCACGTTCCTGAACATTTTGCGGATCGCAAAGGCAGTTCAATGCAAGCCGTCCGATCTGTTCATTGAAGCGGGGCTCTGA